In a single window of the Bradyrhizobium erythrophlei genome:
- a CDS encoding HAMP domain-containing protein: MTDLDPAAASARRRTKIKPLTNGKPDPSQELLQALQAMRSGDFSVRMTGDHLGIEGKIADTFNEIVAANQRMAQQLERVGQVVGREGKTRQRVKFGLASGSWADMEGSVNTLIDDLLWPTREVTRAVAAVAQGDLLQTVQLDVDGRPLGGEFLQSANIVNTMIKQLSVFTSEVTRVAREVGTEGKLGGQAQVPEVTGVWKDLTESVNSMANNLTGQVRNIAEVTIAVANGDLSKKITVDVRGEILQLKEAINTMVDQLRSFASEVTRVAREVGTDGKLGGQAIVPGVAGTWKDLTDSVNAMCGNLTAQVRNIANVTTAVARGDLSRKITVDVRGEILELKDTINTMVDQLNSFASEVTRVAREVGTEGKLGGQAQVPGVAGTWKDLTDNVNFMASNLTAQVRNIADVATAIAGGDLSKKITVNVSGEILQLKETLNTMVDQLNAFAGEVTRVAREVGTDGRLGGQANVLGVAGTWKDLTESVNSMASNLTAQVRNIAEVTTAVANGDLSKKITVDVRGEILELKDTINTMVDQLNAFAGEVTRVAREVGTEGKLGGQALVRGVAGTWKDLTDSVNSMASNLTGQVRNIAEVATAVAKGDLSKKITVNVSGEILQLKETLNTMVDQLNAFAGEVTRVAREVGTDGKLGGQAEVPGVAGTWKDLTDSVNSMAGNLTAQVRNIAEVATAIAGGDLSRKITVDVRGEILQLKETLNTMVDQLNRFAGEVTRVAREVGTEGRLGGQANVPGVAGTWKDLTDSVNSMAGNLTAQVRNIAEVTTAVARGDLSRKITVDVKGEILELKNTINTMVDQLNAFASEVTRVAREVGTEGKLGGQAQVPEVAGTWKDLTDNVNFMASNLTAQVRNIAEVATAIAGGDLSKKITVDVRGEILLLKDTLNTMVEQLRSFAAEVTRVAREVGTEGRLGGQAVVPGVGGTWKDLTDNVNLLAANLTTQVRNIAEVTTAVARGDLSRKITVDVKGEILELKNTINTMVDQLNAFAGEVTRVAREVGTEGKLGGQAEVPGVAGTWKDLTDTVNFMAANLTEQVRGIVKVVTAVANGDLKQNLTVKSKGEVAALAETINNMTDTLATFADQVTSVAREVGVEGRLGGQANVPGAAGTWKDLTGNVNLLAANLTSQVRAIAEVATAVTKGDLTRSIQVDARGEVAELKDNINTMIGNLRLTTDVNTEQDWLKTNLAKFTNMLQGQRDLTTVGRLLLTELTPLVNAHMGVIYQVENEDNPQLRLLSAYAADGIAPHRPVVQLGDGLIGQCAMDKRQRLVSDIPTDAVPINSALLRVVPRNLVVLPVLFETQVKAVIELASVGAFTTSQMTFLEQLTDSIGIVLNSIEATMQTEGLLKQSQQLAGELQTQQKELQQTNEQLEQKAQQLAERNVEVERKNQEIEQARRALEEKATELSLTSKYKSEFLANMSHELRTPLNSILILGQQLTENPDGNLSAKQVEFARTIHGAGTDLLNLISDILDLSKIESGTVTVDAEEILTSNLLETVGRPFRHEAENRHLSFNIDVDPNLGRSIVTDSKRLQQVLKNLLSNAFKFTAEGGVRLNVSAAVGGWSTEHPVLNHSPAVVAFEVSDTGIGIPVEKQKLIFEAFQQADAGTSRKYGGTGLGLAISRELASLLGGEIHLQSTPGKGSTFVLYLPLKYSGPTVAPRFSAPSQYSAAPALQVATQERVVEQIPDDRLNLEPGDAILLVVEDDPHYARVLIDLARDKGFKVLSAARGSEALDLAKQFQPTAVSLDVFLPDMLGWTVLSQLKHNALTRHIPVQIITLDEDRQHALARGAFSYVSKPTTTEGVSAALSQIMEYARPRRKRLLIVEDNAAERMSIRELLDHDDIEIVTTETGAGALSALRENPCDCVVLDLRLPDMSGFEVLDSIRQDDSLSNVPIIVFTGRELSVEEDAELHTMARSIVVKGVESPERLLDETSLFLHRVITELPIEKQRMLEKLNSSDEDLVGQTALLVDDDARNIFALSSVLERRGMKVLTATTGSEAVALVESNPKIAIVLMDIMMPQMDGYQTIGVIRENPSFRRLPIIALTAKAMKGDREKCLEAGASDYLAKPVNTEQLLLAIRMWLHR; this comes from the coding sequence ATGACTGATCTCGATCCCGCCGCTGCATCGGCCCGCCGCCGTACCAAGATCAAACCACTCACCAACGGAAAGCCCGATCCTTCGCAGGAATTGCTGCAGGCGCTGCAGGCGATGCGGAGCGGCGATTTCTCGGTACGAATGACCGGCGATCATCTCGGAATCGAGGGCAAGATCGCTGACACGTTCAATGAAATCGTCGCAGCCAATCAGCGGATGGCGCAGCAACTGGAGCGTGTCGGTCAAGTCGTCGGCCGTGAGGGAAAAACCCGGCAGCGCGTCAAGTTCGGACTTGCCAGCGGCTCATGGGCCGACATGGAAGGCTCGGTGAATACCCTGATCGATGATTTGCTCTGGCCTACACGCGAAGTGACGCGCGCCGTTGCCGCCGTTGCGCAGGGCGACCTGTTGCAAACCGTCCAGCTCGACGTCGATGGCCGCCCACTGGGCGGCGAATTTTTGCAGTCGGCCAACATCGTCAACACGATGATCAAGCAGCTCAGCGTATTTACCTCCGAGGTGACACGCGTGGCACGCGAGGTCGGCACCGAGGGCAAGCTCGGCGGCCAGGCGCAGGTCCCCGAGGTGACGGGCGTTTGGAAGGACTTGACGGAGAGCGTCAATTCCATGGCCAACAATCTCACCGGCCAGGTTCGAAACATCGCCGAGGTCACCATTGCCGTGGCCAACGGCGACTTGTCCAAGAAAATCACGGTCGACGTCCGCGGCGAAATCCTGCAGCTGAAAGAAGCCATCAACACCATGGTGGACCAGCTGCGCTCGTTCGCCTCCGAAGTCACCCGCGTTGCCCGCGAAGTCGGCACCGACGGCAAGCTGGGCGGCCAGGCGATCGTGCCCGGCGTCGCCGGCACCTGGAAGGACCTGACCGACTCCGTGAACGCGATGTGCGGTAATTTGACCGCGCAGGTGCGCAATATCGCCAACGTCACCACGGCGGTCGCGCGCGGCGACCTTTCGCGCAAGATCACGGTCGACGTCCGCGGTGAAATTCTGGAGCTGAAGGACACCATCAACACGATGGTCGATCAGCTCAATTCGTTTGCGTCCGAAGTCACCCGCGTCGCCCGCGAAGTCGGAACCGAAGGCAAGCTCGGCGGCCAGGCCCAGGTCCCCGGTGTCGCCGGAACCTGGAAGGACCTGACCGACAACGTCAACTTCATGGCCTCGAACCTGACCGCGCAGGTCCGCAACATCGCCGATGTGGCGACGGCGATCGCCGGCGGCGACCTTTCCAAGAAAATCACCGTGAACGTGTCGGGCGAAATCCTTCAGCTCAAGGAAACGCTCAACACCATGGTCGACCAGCTCAACGCCTTCGCCGGTGAGGTGACGCGCGTGGCGCGCGAGGTCGGTACCGACGGAAGGCTGGGCGGTCAGGCCAACGTGCTCGGCGTTGCCGGCACCTGGAAGGATTTGACCGAGAGCGTCAACTCGATGGCCAGCAACCTGACGGCGCAGGTTCGAAACATCGCGGAAGTGACGACCGCGGTCGCCAATGGCGACCTGTCCAAGAAGATCACGGTGGACGTGCGCGGCGAAATTCTTGAATTGAAAGACACGATCAACACGATGGTCGATCAGCTCAACGCGTTCGCGGGCGAGGTGACGCGCGTGGCGCGCGAGGTCGGCACCGAAGGCAAGCTGGGTGGCCAGGCGCTGGTGCGCGGCGTCGCGGGCACCTGGAAGGATCTGACCGACAGCGTCAACTCGATGGCCAGCAACCTGACCGGCCAGGTCCGCAACATCGCCGAAGTCGCGACCGCCGTGGCAAAGGGCGACCTGTCGAAAAAAATCACGGTCAACGTGTCGGGCGAAATTCTTCAATTGAAGGAAACGCTCAACACCATGGTCGACCAGCTCAACGCCTTTGCCGGCGAAGTGACGCGCGTGGCGCGCGAAGTCGGCACCGACGGCAAGCTCGGCGGTCAGGCCGAAGTGCCCGGCGTTGCCGGTACGTGGAAGGATTTGACGGACAGCGTCAATTCGATGGCCGGCAACCTGACGGCCCAGGTTCGCAACATCGCCGAAGTCGCGACCGCCATCGCCGGCGGTGACCTTTCCCGCAAGATCACGGTCGACGTCCGCGGCGAAATCCTGCAGCTCAAGGAAACGCTCAATACGATGGTCGATCAGCTCAACCGGTTCGCCGGTGAGGTGACGCGCGTGGCGCGCGAGGTCGGTACCGAAGGCCGCCTCGGCGGCCAGGCCAACGTGCCCGGCGTTGCCGGCACCTGGAAGGATTTGACCGACAGCGTGAATTCGATGGCGGGCAATCTGACCGCCCAAGTCCGCAACATCGCCGAAGTCACCACCGCGGTCGCGCGCGGCGACTTGTCGCGCAAGATCACGGTGGACGTGAAGGGCGAAATTCTCGAATTGAAGAACACCATCAACACGATGGTCGATCAGCTCAACGCGTTCGCCTCGGAAGTGACACGCGTGGCGCGCGAAGTCGGCACCGAGGGCAAGCTCGGCGGCCAGGCCCAGGTGCCGGAAGTCGCAGGCACGTGGAAGGATCTGACCGACAACGTCAACTTCATGGCGTCGAACCTGACCGCGCAAGTCCGCAACATCGCCGAAGTCGCGACCGCGATCGCGGGCGGCGACCTGTCCAAGAAGATCACCGTCGACGTTCGCGGCGAAATCCTGCTGCTCAAGGATACCCTCAATACGATGGTCGAGCAGCTGCGTTCGTTCGCAGCCGAAGTGACGCGCGTGGCACGAGAAGTCGGCACCGAAGGCCGGTTGGGCGGACAGGCGGTGGTGCCGGGCGTCGGCGGTACGTGGAAGGATCTGACGGACAACGTCAATCTGCTCGCCGCCAACCTCACCACCCAGGTCCGCAACATCGCCGAAGTCACCACCGCCGTCGCGCGCGGCGACTTGTCGCGCAAGATCACCGTCGACGTGAAGGGTGAAATTCTCGAACTCAAGAACACCATCAATACGATGGTGGACCAATTGAACGCCTTCGCCGGCGAGGTGACCCGCGTCGCGCGCGAAGTCGGCACCGAGGGCAAGCTCGGCGGCCAGGCGGAAGTTCCCGGCGTGGCCGGCACGTGGAAGGATCTGACCGATACCGTGAACTTCATGGCGGCCAACCTGACCGAGCAGGTTCGCGGCATCGTGAAGGTCGTGACCGCGGTTGCCAACGGCGATCTCAAGCAGAACCTGACGGTGAAATCGAAGGGCGAAGTCGCAGCGCTCGCCGAGACCATCAACAATATGACCGACACGCTGGCGACGTTCGCCGATCAGGTCACCAGCGTCGCGCGCGAAGTGGGTGTGGAGGGCCGGCTTGGCGGCCAGGCCAACGTCCCCGGCGCGGCCGGAACGTGGAAGGATTTGACCGGCAACGTTAACCTGCTCGCCGCCAACCTGACATCGCAGGTTCGCGCCATCGCCGAAGTGGCGACCGCCGTCACCAAGGGCGACCTCACCCGTTCGATCCAGGTCGATGCCAGAGGCGAAGTCGCGGAACTAAAGGACAACATCAACACGATGATCGGCAACCTGCGGCTCACGACCGACGTCAACACCGAGCAGGACTGGCTGAAGACGAATCTGGCGAAATTCACCAACATGCTGCAAGGTCAGCGTGACCTGACCACGGTCGGCCGGCTGCTCCTGACCGAACTGACGCCGCTGGTAAATGCCCATATGGGCGTAATTTACCAGGTCGAAAATGAGGACAATCCGCAGCTGCGTCTGCTGTCGGCTTACGCCGCCGACGGGATCGCCCCGCATCGGCCAGTCGTGCAGCTGGGCGATGGTCTGATCGGGCAATGCGCGATGGACAAGCGCCAGCGGCTGGTATCGGACATTCCGACCGATGCGGTTCCGATCAATTCGGCGCTGCTGCGCGTGGTACCTAGAAATCTCGTGGTGCTTCCGGTGCTGTTCGAGACCCAGGTCAAAGCCGTCATCGAGCTGGCTTCGGTCGGCGCATTTACGACGTCGCAAATGACCTTCCTCGAGCAGCTCACGGACAGCATCGGCATCGTGCTCAACAGCATCGAGGCAACGATGCAGACCGAAGGACTGCTGAAGCAATCCCAGCAACTCGCCGGCGAGCTGCAGACGCAGCAAAAAGAGCTGCAGCAGACCAACGAGCAGCTGGAGCAAAAGGCCCAGCAGCTTGCCGAACGCAACGTCGAAGTGGAGCGCAAAAACCAGGAAATCGAACAGGCGCGGCGCGCGCTCGAAGAAAAAGCGACCGAACTTTCACTGACCTCGAAGTACAAGTCCGAGTTCCTTGCCAACATGTCGCACGAGCTGCGTACGCCGCTCAACAGCATCTTGATCCTGGGCCAGCAGCTTACCGAAAATCCTGATGGCAACCTGTCGGCGAAGCAGGTCGAGTTTGCGCGAACCATTCATGGCGCGGGCACAGACTTGCTGAACCTGATCAGCGACATTCTCGACCTGTCCAAGATCGAGTCCGGAACCGTGACCGTGGACGCCGAGGAAATCCTGACGTCCAACCTGCTCGAAACGGTCGGACGCCCGTTCCGGCACGAAGCGGAGAACCGCCACCTGTCGTTCAACATCGATGTCGATCCCAATTTGGGGCGCAGTATCGTCACCGACTCCAAGCGCCTGCAGCAGGTACTGAAGAACCTGTTGTCCAACGCGTTCAAATTTACCGCAGAAGGCGGGGTTCGCCTCAACGTTTCCGCGGCCGTCGGCGGCTGGAGCACCGAACATCCGGTTCTCAACCACTCTCCGGCCGTTGTCGCCTTCGAGGTTTCCGATACCGGCATCGGTATTCCCGTGGAAAAGCAAAAGCTGATCTTCGAGGCATTCCAGCAGGCGGATGCCGGCACCAGCCGAAAATATGGCGGCACCGGGCTGGGTCTCGCCATCAGCCGCGAGCTTGCGAGCCTGCTGGGCGGCGAAATTCACCTTCAGAGTACGCCGGGCAAAGGCAGCACCTTCGTGCTCTATCTGCCGCTGAAATATTCCGGACCGACGGTGGCGCCGCGGTTCAGCGCCCCGTCTCAATACAGCGCGGCACCGGCGCTTCAGGTCGCGACGCAGGAGCGCGTCGTCGAACAGATCCCGGACGATCGTCTAAATCTCGAACCGGGGGATGCAATTCTTCTGGTCGTTGAGGACGATCCGCATTATGCGCGCGTCCTGATCGATCTGGCTCGCGATAAGGGTTTTAAAGTCCTGAGCGCGGCCCGCGGCTCCGAAGCCCTGGATCTCGCCAAACAATTCCAGCCCACCGCGGTATCGCTCGATGTCTTCCTGCCTGACATGCTCGGCTGGACCGTGCTAAGTCAGTTGAAGCACAATGCCTTGACGCGGCACATCCCGGTTCAAATCATCACACTGGACGAAGACCGTCAGCACGCTCTGGCCCGCGGCGCATTTTCCTATGTCAGCAAGCCGACCACGACCGAAGGGGTCAGCGCGGCGCTGTCCCAGATCATGGAATACGCCAGGCCGCGTCGCAAACGCCTGCTGATCGTCGAGGACAATGCGGCCGAACGGATGAGCATCAGGGAACTGCTGGATCACGACGATATCGAGATCGTCACGACCGAAACCGGCGCGGGTGCGCTTTCCGCCTTGCGCGAGAACCCATGCGACTGCGTCGTGCTCGATTTGCGGTTGCCTGACATGAGCGGTTTCGAAGTACTCGACAGCATCCGCCAGGATGATTCATTGTCCAACGTGCCCATCATCGTATTCACCGGTCGCGAGCTTTCGGTCGAAGAGGACGCCGAGTTGCATACGATGGCTCGCAGCATCGTGGTGAAAGGCGTGGAATCGCCGGAGCGTCTGCTGGACGAAACGTCGCTGTTCTTGCATCGTGTGATCACGGAATTGCCGATTGAGAAGCAGCGCATGCTGGAAAAGCTCAATAGTTCCGACGAGGATCTGGTCGGTCAGACCGCACTGCTGGTGGACGACGACGCGCGCAATATCTTCGCGCTGAGCAGTGTGCTTGAACGACGCGGCATGAAAGTTCTTACCGCCACGACCGGCAGCGAGGCGGTCGCGCTGGTCGAGTCGAATCCCAAGATCGCCATTGTCCTGATGGATATCATGATGCCGCAGATGGATGGCTATCAAACCATCGGCGTGATTCGCGAAAACCCGTCGTTCCGCCGGCTTCCCATCATCGCCCTCACCGCCAAGGCGATGAAGGGCGACCGCGAGAAATGTCTCGAGGCCGGCGCCTCCGACTATCTGGCCAAACCCGTCAACACGGAGCAGTTGCTCCTTGCCATACGCATGTGGCTCCACCGTTGA